The DNA sequence ATTTGTTTCAACTTGATGAGGTCAGGGGTGCTATGCATTTTAAAGTCAGGCTTGAAAAGGGTATGGAAATAATGAAGATTTTGAGGAGGAATGCCTCTGGTTTGGCCGTGCCACAGTATGTTTTGGATATTCCCGGCGGTTTTGGAAAGGTTCCCGTAGATTATGTTTACGTAAAGGGAAAAGATGGGAATAAGGTATATGTGGAAAATTTATCAGGTCATGTAAATACATATCTGGACAACGGGAAGAAGAGCAAATGTTTAAAATGCGGATTGTGCGATTCAAACACGTAAATAGTGAAGGGCTTGAACAATTTACGAATCACGGTTTTTTGCCGGCTTGAAAATTGCTGCAATATATTTTACTGCAGAGAAAATACTGAAAAAAAGGGCTATATATATAATTGTCATACTGATTATCATGCCAATTTGATTAAGAGAGCCAATTTGAGGGAGCGAACTATTGAAGAGTATACATGATATACCGATAATTTGCAGGGCCGTTTTCAGTTTCCCCGTAAAAGATGGGTAGATTGTAATACCCTCCATCGCGTAAAAAGACCTGAGACCATTAATGAGAAATTCCCTTCCCACAAGGGTTATTGTAACCCAGAGAGGCACCAATCTATAATAGGTAAGCGTTATAAGGACTGAAGAAACGAGTAGTTTATCGGCAATAGGGTCAAGGTATAACCCGAGTTTTGTTGTCACCCGCAATTTTCTTGCCATATACCCGTCAAGACCGTCAGTTATCCCTGCAATAATAAACAAAAGACATGATGCAAAAAGAAGCCCTTCTTCCTGTGTGGATATAAGGATTATTATTAATGGAATGAAGAGTATTCTGATTATGCTCAGTCTGTTTGGAAGTGTCCAGAGATAAGCTGTTTCATCTTTAACCTTCATGGGGTTTTTTTAACTTGTTATAGTAAAATTTTACTCTTTTTATGAAATTTCTGGTTTCTTCTATTGGGGGGACATTCATATTATGCTCCATCACTTTGGATGGACCTGCATTGTATGCGGCAAGCATCAATTCAAGATTTCCTTCAAAAATCTCTTCCAGTAATTTTAAGTATTTTGTGCCTCCCTTAATATTTTCATCTGGATCAAAAGGGTTATCTATCCTCATGAGTTTAGCTGTATCCGGCATAAGTTGCATAAGTCCTTGTGCCCCTTTGTGTGAAACTGCATATGGGTTAAAGTTTGATTCAGCTTTCATAACAGCCTTAATAAGGGATGGGTCTACCCCATGAATTTTTGAGTGGTGTATTATTAATTTATCATAAAGGGAGTTATCGATATCTTTTGTTGAAATTATTTTGTTTCTCTCAGGGATTACCACGCTATACTTTTTCCCCACGGGGATCATATTTGTAAAATGTTGATTACCGTTATCATCAACGTAACTGTAAATTGCAGGATATACATAAAACGGGAAAAGACAGACAAAAATAAAGGTCAGTATTTTTGAATACATTGATTTATTCTCTTAAACTTTTTTATGCTTGTCAAGTGTTTTACATTGTAATATAAATTAGCATTTGGCTATGAGCGGTCAGCTTTAGTAAACCCTCACTTCTGATTGCTAAGAGCTAAAGGCTGTATTATGAGCGGCATATTATATATAGTTGCTACCCCCATTGGAAATTTAAAAGACATTACGATGAGGGCTGTAGAAATATTGAATGAGGTAGAGATTGTTATTGCAGAAAATAGAGCTCGTGCCTTAAAGCTTTTAAGCCATCTGAATATAAGGAAGCATATTATATCGATAAATAGCTATAATGAGGGGAAAAAGGCGCATGGTATAGTTGAACATCTATTAAGAGGGGAAAATTGTGCGCTTATCTCAAGTGCAGGCACTCCATGTGTATCTGACCCGGGGAATGGAGTTATAAAAAGGTGTTACGAAGCGGGGATTGAAGTGAAAGTGGCACCAGGTCCTTCAGCGGCAACAGGTGCCATATCAATCTCTGGTTTATATGCAGATAGGTTTTTGTTTTTCGGTTTCTTACCACAAAAGAAGGGAAAAAAAAGAAAGATTCTAAGAGAATTATTATTATTTACTTATCCAATAATATTTTTTGAATCTCCAAGAAGGCTTGTAGAAACACTCTATTGTATATATGAAGAATTTGGCAATAGACATGTGGTTGTTATGAAAGAAATGACGAAGCTTCACGAGGAAGTCTTGAGGGGTGAGATTGAGGAGTTGATCGGTCAATTAAGTGAAAAAGAGTTAAAAGGTGAATATACAGTTATTGTGGATGGCAAGGGAAAATAAGTGTAAATGTAGTGCCATTGGCCTTATCGCTTTCCACTTCAATAGAGGCATCATGGTCTTTTATAATTTCATAAGTGATGAACAGACCCAGACCCATCCCCTTACCCTGTGGTTTTGTAGTAAAGAAGGGTTGAAATATATTTTTAAGTACTTTCTTGTCTATCCCCTCCCCGTTATCTGTGATTTTACATATTAACTGCATATCCCTTTCTCCTTGAGGACGGGAAGAAGAGCCATTATTGTTAGAGGTCTCTATGATAATGTTTCCATCTTTCTCACCGATGGCATCAATTGCATTTTTTATTATGTTTATAAATACCTGACATAGCCTTGGGGGATTGCCTATAATGAGACTATGTTTGGCGTTCAATTTTTTCACAATGGCAATCCTTTTTGTTTTGTATTGGTTATAAAGTATTCTCAGGGCATCCTCTATCGGATTATGTATATCTACTAACTCCTTCTTTTCTTCTTTTTGCCTTGAGCTATCAAGAAGGCTTTTTACTATATCCTTTGCCCTTTTAAGCTCGCCCAGGGAAAATGACAAATCATCATACAATTCACTATTTTCTTTAATATGGTCAATGTGGAACTCCAAGGTGCTCATCACGCTTGCTATCGGATTATTTAATTCATGGGCAACTCCTGCTGCCAATCTTCCCACTGCAGCTAAGCTTTCACTCTGTATGAGGGCTTTTGTTCTCTCGTCAACAAGTTTTTCAAGGGAGTTCGAAAAATCCTGTAACTTTTTGTACGCGCTGGCATTGTCAAAAGCAAGGGCTATATGATTTGAAAGGATGGACAAAATTTCAACTTCTTCTCCGGTGTAAAGGCTCATATCACCTTTTTCACCCAATAACAGGTAGGATGGATGAGAGCTGGAAGGTATTGGTATGGATAGCCTGTAACCCTGATTCCACAGTGAATCAGACTCGTTGAGAAAGCTTGCTGTTTCATACCCATCAATTTTGGGAACCATCTTGATGTCGTATTTTTCAAGGCTGAACATCTCAGATAATCTATCCACGATACTTCTCTTTATCTTTTCAACTTTGTATAGTGTTAATATTTCAAAACTGAGGTCTTTAATGGCTTTTCTATTTTTAAGAAATTCCTGTTGCAGGAATTGAATGAGAAAATTTTGAATCCTTTCTTTTGAAAAATAAACTAAAAAAAAGGTCAGAACCATAGATATTATGTAAATTAAATCTATATTTATTGTATGATAAAAGAGGTTTTTTAATAATACTTCCAGGCCAATAAAAAATCCTGTTGACATGAGAAGCAAAGTGAAAAAGACGACCCCTTTGTTCAGGAATATTTTCCACTCCATGATATCGTGCTTGTATATTGCATATCCAAAGAGACACATGGGCATAAAGACAAAATTTCCAATGGGATATATCTCATAGCCTTTCATAATAACAATATCAAAATGATTTACGAATGCTGAAAGTCCAAAGCTTAAAAGGATGTATTTAATCCTTGTTTTTTTAATAGAAACCTTTTCTTCCTTTAGATTTTTTACGAGGAGGTATAAAGATAAGGCAACACTAACAGTGCTAAATATCCCAAATAGGTAGAAAAGTGGCCCTGAGATGGCGAAGAAACCAAAGAAATATCTCTTCACATGGGACAGATAAAGGGGGTGCTGGGTAAAAGGTATTAGAAAGATGGCAATTATATAGAAAAGTTTTACCAAGGGCAACCATTTCTTATAACCTGTTACCATCAGGGTGAAATGAAGGTATAGGGGAATAATAAATACCAGAAATAGATGGTCAATCCTGCTAATTTTAATTGCAAGGTGTTCATCCTGTATTAAGGTGAGGATAGTTTTATCTATATTGAGCAAACAACCTGTAAAACATATTAAGGAAAAAAGGAGATTAATTTTGGATTTTTTTGCCTTGAACATCCCCATAAGAAAGAGAATAAAGAGGATTATGGCACTTAAAAGTGGTGGTATACTATAAATATTCATCTCTGTTACCCTGAAATTACAACAAGTTATAAAATGGTTCAAGGAAATTCTTCATTTTTTATTAATAATGTGATAATAAATTAAATGACACCCAATGAGACCAAGAATCATAAATAATGCCGTTGCCTTTGTTCTTGCAGGGGGGATAGGTACCCGCCTTCATCCCCTGACAAAGGACAGGGCAAAACCAGCTGTCCCTTTTGGCGGTAAGTATAGAGTTATTGATTTTACATTGAGTAATTGTGTGAACTCAGGCATCAGGCAAATATTTGTTCTGCCTCAATATAAATCACACTCCCTTGAAAGACATACCAGAGATGCATGGAGCATATTGAACCCTGAGTTAGGAGAATTTGTCACCCATCTTTCTCCACAGATGAGGATTGGGG is a window from the Pseudomonadota bacterium genome containing:
- the pgsA gene encoding CDP-diacylglycerol--glycerol-3-phosphate 3-phosphatidyltransferase; translation: MKVKDETAYLWTLPNRLSIIRILFIPLIIILISTQEEGLLFASCLLFIIAGITDGLDGYMARKLRVTTKLGLYLDPIADKLLVSSVLITLTYYRLVPLWVTITLVGREFLINGLRSFYAMEGITIYPSFTGKLKTALQIIGISCILFNSSLPQIGSLNQIGMIISMTIIYIALFFSIFSAVKYIAAIFKPAKNRDS
- a CDS encoding ATP-binding protein, whose product is MNIYSIPPLLSAIILFILFLMGMFKAKKSKINLLFSLICFTGCLLNIDKTILTLIQDEHLAIKISRIDHLFLVFIIPLYLHFTLMVTGYKKWLPLVKLFYIIAIFLIPFTQHPLYLSHVKRYFFGFFAISGPLFYLFGIFSTVSVALSLYLLVKNLKEEKVSIKKTRIKYILLSFGLSAFVNHFDIVIMKGYEIYPIGNFVFMPMCLFGYAIYKHDIMEWKIFLNKGVVFFTLLLMSTGFFIGLEVLLKNLFYHTINIDLIYIISMVLTFFLVYFSKERIQNFLIQFLQQEFLKNRKAIKDLSFEILTLYKVEKIKRSIVDRLSEMFSLEKYDIKMVPKIDGYETASFLNESDSLWNQGYRLSIPIPSSSHPSYLLLGEKGDMSLYTGEEVEILSILSNHIALAFDNASAYKKLQDFSNSLEKLVDERTKALIQSESLAAVGRLAAGVAHELNNPIASVMSTLEFHIDHIKENSELYDDLSFSLGELKRAKDIVKSLLDSSRQKEEKKELVDIHNPIEDALRILYNQYKTKRIAIVKKLNAKHSLIIGNPPRLCQVFINIIKNAIDAIGEKDGNIIIETSNNNGSSSRPQGERDMQLICKITDNGEGIDKKVLKNIFQPFFTTKPQGKGMGLGLFITYEIIKDHDASIEVESDKANGTTFTLIFPCHPQ
- the rsmI gene encoding 16S rRNA (cytidine(1402)-2'-O)-methyltransferase gives rise to the protein MSGILYIVATPIGNLKDITMRAVEILNEVEIVIAENRARALKLLSHLNIRKHIISINSYNEGKKAHGIVEHLLRGENCALISSAGTPCVSDPGNGVIKRCYEAGIEVKVAPGPSAATGAISISGLYADRFLFFGFLPQKKGKKRKILRELLLFTYPIIFFESPRRLVETLYCIYEEFGNRHVVVMKEMTKLHEEVLRGEIEELIGQLSEKELKGEYTVIVDGKGK
- a CDS encoding lytic transglycosylase domain-containing protein — translated: MYSKILTFIFVCLFPFYVYPAIYSYVDDNGNQHFTNMIPVGKKYSVVIPERNKIISTKDIDNSLYDKLIIHHSKIHGVDPSLIKAVMKAESNFNPYAVSHKGAQGLMQLMPDTAKLMRIDNPFDPDENIKGGTKYLKLLEEIFEGNLELMLAAYNAGPSKVMEHNMNVPPIEETRNFIKRVKFYYNKLKKPHEG